The following is a genomic window from Opitutus sp. GAS368.
ATGAAGGCCGCGTCCACGCCGGCGGCGGCGCGCAACGCCCCGACCACCTGCCGCGCCGCCGCGGCCGGTCCGAGGGCTGCGGGGGTGCGGGCTACCAAGACCGTGTCTTCCGGCGTCAGGTATTTTTGCCGGGTCGCGCCAATCAGCGCGGCGAGTTCCGGATCGGCCGGGCCGTCCGGCTCGAGGCGTGTCTGCTCCACTTCCCAGCGCGGGGCGCCGGTGGCGTCGCGGTGCAGCCACGCGAGCGTCAGGTATTCGTTCCACGACCCGGAGTGGACATACACGCCGTGGTCAAACGGGTGCACAAAGCGCTGGTGGTCGTGTGCCCCGGCGAAAAGCGTGCCGGGCGGCACGAGCGGCAGCATGGCGCGGTCCGCCTTGATGCCGGCGTGGCTCAGCACGATCGGCAGCGGGGCCCCCGCGAGCAGAGCGGGAAAATTCGCCTGCGCCCAGACCACCGGGTCGGCGAGATCGAGCGAGGGCCGCACCGCCACGCGATAGGTGGCCAGGCTGTCGGTCGTCACGCCGACCACGACCGCCTCGGTGGCGCCGAGCCTGATCCTGGCCGAAGCCGGGGCGAACAGCTGTCCGGTGGCGCGATTGGTGATGTTGGTGACCACGGTGAGGCCGGCCGTTTGCAGCCGCGCCACGGTTTCCGCGAGGTCGTAGAATTCCGGCTCGTGGTTGCCGAGGTTGACGACGGTCGGGGCGCGGCGGGCGAGGGCGGCAAACATCGCAAAGTCCACCGCGCCCGCGCTGCGGCGCGCGACGATGTTGCCGTATTCGAGCGTATCGCCGTTGAGCAGGATGGCCAGCGGCAGGCCGGGATGTTCGGCCTTCAAGCGGTCCACCGCGGCCACCACCTGCGCCGTGCGGTCATAGGCCGAGTGCTGGTCGCCGGTGAGGATCACCAGTGCTTCCGGACCCGCCGCCCATCCGGGCAGCCCGAAGGCGAGCGACGGCAACAGCACCCAGGCGAGGCGGCGGAACAGGTTCACGCGGGACAGTTTGCGGGATCCGGAGCGAGGGCGGCAAGCCTTGCGTCCGGCCGGGCCGGTTTCCCGCGTTGACCGGGCGGGCGGGGCAGGTAGTTAAGGCCCTCTTCCCTCGTGAACCGGGTCCATATCAAAACCTACGGCTGCCAGATGAACGAGCGCGACAGCGAGGCCGTCGCGGCGTTGCTGCGCGCCCGGGGCTACCGCATCGTCGCGAACGAGGAGAACTGTGACGTGCTCCTGCTCAACACCTGTAGCGTGCGCGATGCCGCCGAGCAAAAGGCCATCGGCAAGGCCGCCCACCTCGCGGCCCGCAAGAAAAAGCAGCCCGACTTCGTCCTCGGGATCCTCGGTTGCATGGCGCAGAACCGCGGCGCCGAACTGCTCGACCGCCTGCCCGACGTCGACCTCATCGTCGGCACGCAGAAATTCCACCAGGTGCCGGGCTACCTCGACAATCTCCGGGCCGCACAGGCTGCGGGCGCGCCGATCGGCTCGACCATCATCGACATCGCCGAGGAGGCCGGTTCGCAGAACACCATCCGCGACCACGTGCTCGAGGCACAGCAGGTCTCGGCGTTCGTCTCGATCCAGCAGGGCTGCAACATGGATTGCGCCTTTTGCATCGTTCCGAAGACCCGCGGCGACGAGCGCTCGCGGCCGATGGACGACATCGTGCGCGAGTGCGAGCAGCTGGCGGAGCGCGGCGTGAAGGAAATCACCCTGCTCGGCCAGATCGTCACCAGCTACGGCCGGCGCGACTACGTCCACACGGGCGGGGTGACGCCCTTCGTGCAGCTGCTCGAGCGGGTGAACGCCATCCCCGGCCTCCAGCGCATCCGCTTCACCTCGCCGCACCCGCGCGGGTTCAAGGACGACCTGATCCAGGCCTACGGCCGGCTGGAAAAACTCTGCGAATACGTGCACCTGCCGCTCCAGTCGGGGTCCAACCGCATCCTGAAGGAAATGAACCGGCCCTATTCCCGCGAGCGCTACCTTGAAATCGTGTCGGCGCTCCGCGCCGTGCGGCCCGACATGTATTTTTCCACGGACGTCATCGTCGGGTTCCCCGGCGAGACGGAGGAGGACTTCGCGCAGACCCGCGAGCTGTTCGAGACCTGCAAC
Proteins encoded in this region:
- the miaB gene encoding tRNA (N6-isopentenyl adenosine(37)-C2)-methylthiotransferase MiaB, which produces MNRVHIKTYGCQMNERDSEAVAALLRARGYRIVANEENCDVLLLNTCSVRDAAEQKAIGKAAHLAARKKKQPDFVLGILGCMAQNRGAELLDRLPDVDLIVGTQKFHQVPGYLDNLRAAQAAGAPIGSTIIDIAEEAGSQNTIRDHVLEAQQVSAFVSIQQGCNMDCAFCIVPKTRGDERSRPMDDIVRECEQLAERGVKEITLLGQIVTSYGRRDYVHTGGVTPFVQLLERVNAIPGLQRIRFTSPHPRGFKDDLIQAYGRLEKLCEYVHLPLQSGSNRILKEMNRPYSRERYLEIVSALRAVRPDMYFSTDVIVGFPGETEEDFAQTRELFETCNYDMAYIFKYSIRTGTPAATLADQVPDAVKEERNQVLLGLLEANSNRRNATLLGTTQEVLVEGPDKKDLQFMGRTRGNRIVHFAADERLIGALAPVKIERASTAVLYGSLALAGVENP
- a CDS encoding 5'-nucleotidase C-terminal domain-containing protein, whose product is MNLFRRLAWVLLPSLAFGLPGWAAGPEALVILTGDQHSAYDRTAQVVAAVDRLKAEHPGLPLAILLNGDTLEYGNIVARRSAGAVDFAMFAALARRAPTVVNLGNHEPEFYDLAETVARLQTAGLTVVTNITNRATGQLFAPASARIRLGATEAVVVGVTTDSLATYRVAVRPSLDLADPVVWAQANFPALLAGAPLPIVLSHAGIKADRAMLPLVPPGTLFAGAHDHQRFVHPFDHGVYVHSGSWNEYLTLAWLHRDATGAPRWEVEQTRLEPDGPADPELAALIGATRQKYLTPEDTVLVARTPAALGPAAAARQVVGALRAAAGVDAAFIGNTTFGAGLPAGGVTREQFDACVRFDGAIFTAEVDGARLRQLLAAANLGPDTPFEQRRGEFSFADGPAEIDPAKTYRIATTDWGAKNTARYFGEPAIAWREQPVLKLKAAVLSAWPRS